Within the Zea mays cultivar B73 chromosome 10, Zm-B73-REFERENCE-NAM-5.0, whole genome shotgun sequence genome, the region CGGATACTTATTCGGATGTTACATGTTTGGTCTTTTTTCTCGATCACGGACAAATATAATATAGAGTTTGCTAcgcaaatttatattcttgtttttagcaccGAACTTATTAAGATTCAGAAAaagtaaaactcaaatttattctatATGTTTTTAAATAATTGGTATAAATCTGAATTCTAACGTTTTTCACTTTTTCGGAGAAAATAGTATAAAAACTATACATAATTTTATTCTTGTCTTTCATTATATTCTTAACAACAAATATTAAATTCGTCATATAATTCGGATGTATCCCTATCCCCAAAGCAGAAGCAGAACCGGTTGAAGCGCAAACAACAGGGCCGACGGCCCAACAACAACTCAGGTACCAAACTATTGAGTCAAAAAAAAAAGCTAAACCAACTAAAGTGAAGTAGCATTCTGGTTGTATCGCGGCCAGGTTGTATTGTGTTGTGTGAAATCATCCTTTCCACAGGTTCCTCGTAGTTCGTCGCTTTTTCCCTAGATGGAACCATATATTGGGTCTAAATTTTAAAGATGGACagattttttttctctctctcgttTAGCAAAGAACGAAGAAACTTTGTCGTGTACTACGCGCGGCGGCGCGATGCGGTGCACGCCGATCAGAGAAGCAGACAAAAAATAAAAAATGGCCTTGTCGTTTACAGTTTGGAAGGCCACTTGCGCCTTTTCCGTTTTGTGGTGTTGGTGTATTTCTCGCACACCTTGCCCCATTTTCCCGGTTCCAGTTGCCCTACTTGCACAGCACTGCTGGGCAACCCTTGCTTCTCGCAGCGAGGCTTTTTGTCGTGGCGCGCAACTTCCCTGGCACTCTGCAGTGCACTAGGTGGTGTTATCTATAAATACATGCAAGCACAACACCTTACCATACGCATACATACAGCCATACGCATCCTAGCTCGAAGCTGAACGTCGATCGAGCTCCGACTAAAGATCTTCGGATCGGAGCACCAAGCAGAGTAGCAGCAGCTACTTTGTACGCCGTCAGATTCTTGGGAGATGGTCGGGCTCGGGCCCATCGTGCTCGCGGCATCCGCGGGGCTCGGCGCGCTCGTCGGCCAAGCAGCGGCCGACGGCGGGTGGTGCTCGGCGtggaggccgccgccgccgctggccggcgccggcggcggcgcgcgggggTCGTACTGCGCGGCGTGCGGTGGCACAGGGAAGGTTGCGTGCCCCTGCGCCCGGTGGTCGGACGGCGACGTCGGGTGCAGGACGTGCGCTGGATCCGGTCGCGCGGCGTGCCGGAGCTGCCGTGGCTCCGGCACCCGCAGACGCGCCGCCGTCCGGGTAGCCGTGCGCGCGCAGAGGGCTCTGGTGGCCGTTACGAAAGACAGATGACGGGGTGGGTGTGTCTGTGAAGAAGCTGGATGCTGTAATCAGAAATATCTTACAAAACCCCCTGACACAGCACCGTTGTATGTGGAGGGTGTGGTCTGGATTAATTTTGCTCATGGAAGCACCAACGCTCCTTGCGCACAAGATACGTTCTCTTGTACTGGTACTGTGTAGTAGGCTGTAGCATCATGGATTCATGGCCACGGGTGATTAGTATGTACACTACACTACATCCCTTTTGTTAAACCTCACTCGACTTTCGAGCCCTCTCCGCGTTTCTCGCACGCCATGAACAGCAGGCGTGTGTCACGTCGCAGGATAGGTTGCTGTCTCACTCACTCCTAGCCGTGGCAACAAAAATTAAGGCGTTGCTAACGCAATAATAAAAAAAATCATAACATAAACTAAAGCAATTCATAACTACATAATAAGTGATTAATGTTAAAAAAAATATTTATTCAAGAGTTATAATCCACGACATGTAATATACGTTACCGGAATCCGACTCTGTCCTCGGCGCTTTACCGATGAGTGCAATTTATCGGACAAAGcaagctttgtcgagtgccactctCGACGAACTAAGACTCCCGACACAGACCTAGTTTGCCGAGGACAAAACATTCGGCATAGAAACACACTCggtaaagaagtctttgccgagtgtcaagctcTCGGCGTAACGCGACGCTCGGCTAAGGGTTGTCAGCACCCATCTATAGTAGACGGCTGTTAACTTTGCCGATCGTAAGATGTTGACACTCAGAAAAATATCTTCTTTGCAGAGTGTCACCTGGCAAACACTCGACAAACCTTTATTTTGCCAAGTGTCCTTGACACTCGGCAAGGTATAtttgttttttttccttttttcccaaactttttgtgatgTGTTACTACAGTATATAAACCTACATGttcaattttggcacaattatcaaagtgtttgtGTCGTGGTTTCTGGAATCgggggacaataagatttgtgttcgaCAGGGGTGTTAGCGTTGACTCACACCGAATGATGAGTTATGGGGGGATCAAGGGTGGATCTGAGGTTTAGTTGGTTATACTGGTTCAGACCGAAGCCCTAGTCCAATGCAGTGCTGATCGAGGTATTGCTTAGAACGTGTTACAACTAAGTGCTTGTGCGAAGTCGTAGAGAGATATCAGATAATCTTTGGAATGGGGGGTTGTCatgcccttttatagcccaagtgTAGACGTTACAATGAGGACTAGTATTCTACTGGGGTGGAGTTTGGCCTCCTCCTTCTGGGTCTCGGCGTCTCGCGGCTCTTGTGGAATCGTCTGCTGAGGCGTGCGCCGTCGTATATCTAGTATGGCGTCGCATCCTGTTCACCTTTCTGTAGCTACTCCGATTTAGACGTAGCGGTGCTTGACATGTTCTGTTGAGTCAGCTCAAAGAGTGGTTTAGGAATGTCTTCAGTACAGTTTCATCTTCCGTCATCCCCTACCGTTATCTTTCATCATGCGTAGACGCACGCCTCGTACGGTGTATTGCCCTGTCCCCTCCGGTGTATGGGTCACTATAGAGACCCCGATGTTGAGGTTTATACGGCCGGGGTTGtccggtcccacctgtcggcaATGGTACGTGTTCGGCGTCGTGCCTGACAGAGACCCCTCAGCACCGCTTCCACGGTGCGGGCATGGCTCGACGATGTCTCGTCATGTCGACGTGGATTGATAGTACCAAGACAGCTCTTCCTGGGAGTCGGTTGTCGTCTTGCTGAGTTGCTCCGAGGACCGGTTGGTCGGCAGCCTCGCCTCGCTGGTTGCTCGGTGGTCAGATTGGTCGACAACCCTGCCTCGTTGGGTTGCTCGACGATCCCGCCTTGCTAGGTCGCTCGGTGGATGTTTGTTCGGTGCACCGTCCCTAGGTGGCCTTTTGGGCCTTCCCACCGAACAGTATGGATAGGCGGACCATTTTTTGAGGTCTTAGGGCCTTCTTTGGGTACCATGTTCCCAGGCACACAATAGTTTGATATAACTattacatttagtttgtttaattgattttttcggataattcagatttgaactgcaagtcactcaaaaaatagaaaatagtgaatgcaaaaatgatattcatgttatttagcacaagttacgatctATTTCAGGAACAGACTggaattttcgagcaccatgccCACGAAACATGACCATGAAATTGTGAtccagttgttttaaaattgtatacaacacaaacaaagtcagaaaatcataaaacttgtcgacatgtcatgatatcatatgtagagactgATAAAAATTTGATAGTGTTTCATGAAAGTTGtcacacactatgtgtagaaaccttttGCCCCGT harbors:
- the LOC109942891 gene encoding uncharacterized protein; translation: MVGLGPIVLAASAGLGALVGQAAADGGWCSAWRPPPPLAGAGGGARGSYCAACGGTGKVACPCARWSDGDVGCRTCAGSGRAACRSCRGSGTRRRAAVRVAVRAQRALVAVTKDR